The DNA segment TGCGAAGCGCCGCCAACGCAAGTCGCGCGCATTGCGACTTTGCGCGGCCCCTGCTAGCCGCCGCCGCCATGGTTCCTCGCTATTCCCGCCCCGCCATGACCGCCATATGGTCGTCCGAAAACCGCTACCGCATCTGGTGGCAGATTGAGGTCTTCGCCGCCGAAGCGATGGGCCGGGTCGGGATGATTCCCGAAGATGACGCCGCCACCATCCGCAAGGCCTATGACGAGGACGTGCTCGGCGACATCGACGTCCCCGCGATCGACGCGATCGAGGCGGTCACCAAGCATGACGTGATTGCCTTCCTCACCTGGGCGGGAGAAAAGCTGGGGCCGGAACGGCGCTGGCTCCACCAGGGCATGACCTCGAGCGACGTGCTCGATACCTCGCTGGCCGTGCAACTGAAACAGTCGGCCGACCTGTTGATCGAGGACCTTGACGCGCTCCTTGCGGTGCTGAAGCGCCGGGCGATCGAACATAAGCTGACCCCGACGATCGGCCGAAGCCATGGCATCCATGCCGAGCCGGTCACCTTCGGCCTCAAGCTGGCGCAGGCCTATGCCGAGTTCGACCGTAACCGGGCCCGGCTTAAGGCCGCGCGCGACGACATCGCCACATGCGCGATTTCGGGCGCGGTCGGGACATTCGCCAACGTCGACCCGGCAATCGAGGACCATGTCGCCGCCGAGCTTGGGCTGACCCCCGAACCGACGTCGACGCAGGTCATCCCGCGTGACCGCCACGCCGCCTATTTCGCGGTGCTCGGAGTGATCGCCTCCTCGATCGAGCGGCTTGCCGTCGAGGTTCGCCATTTGCAGCGGACCGAAGTTCTGGAGGCGGAGGAATATTTCTCGCCGGGCCAGAAGGGCAGTTCGGCCATGCCGCACAAGCGCAACCCCGTGCTGACCGAGAACCTCACCGGGCTGGCCCGGGTCGTCCGTTCAGCGGTCGTCCCGGCAATGGAGAATGTGGCCCTGTGGCATGAGCGCGACATCAGCCACTCGTCGGTCGAGCGGTTCATCGGTCCCGATGCCTGCATCACGCTCGACTTCGCGCTGGCCCGCCTGACCAGCGTGATGGACAAGCTGCTGGTCTATCCCGATCGGATGCAGCGCAACATGGACCGGATGGGCGGCCTGATCCATTCGCAGCGCGTGCTCCTTGCGCTCACACAGGCCGGTCTGAGTCGCGAGGACAGCTATGCGCTGGTGCAGCGCAATGCGATGCAGGTGTGGGAAAGTGACGGAAGGCTCCAGCTGCTCGACCTGTTGAAGGCCGATCCCGACGTGACCGCAAGACTGTCCGACAGCCAGCTCGAGGCTTTGTTCGACCTTGGCTATCATCTGAAGCGCATCGCCACGATCTTCGAACGGGTATTCGGGACCGGCGCTTGAGCGCCCATGCCGAGCTGCGCGAAGCGACCCGCGAGGCGCATGATGCAATCGACGCCGCCTTCTCGGCCCTCAACCTGGGCGAGCGGGACGATTATGCCGCTTTCCTGACGGCCCATGCCATGGCCTTTCTGCCGGTCGAACAGGCGCTTGCCGACAGCGGCGCAGACGAACTGTTCCCCGGATGGCTGGGCGCTCGCCGCGCCGACCTGTTGCTTGCCGATCTCGACGCGCTGGGTATCGCGGTGCCGCCGCCGGAGCAGGCCCCGACTTATGCCGACCGGGCCGCGCTGCTTGGCGGCCTATACGTCATCGAGGGATCGCGGCTTGGCGGAAAGCTGCTGCGCCGCGAGGTTGGCGAGGGCCTTTCAGCCGGGTTTCTCAATGCCGAAACGCCCCCCGGCCATTGGCGCGCCTTCCTTGCGATACTCGACCGGCTGATTTATTCCGGTTCTGAACAACGCGGCGCAACCGACGCCGCGATCCACACTTTTCAATTTTTCGGCCGGGCTGCAGGGAGGGTGATCGAACGGTGAACCAGCTCGATCCATCCGATCCTGTCGACCTCACCAACTGCGACCGCGAACCGATCCATCTGCTGGGCGCGATCCAGCCAATCGGGGTGTTGTTCGCACTCTCCTCCGACTGGCTGGTGTCGCGCGTGTCGGCTAATGTGGGCGAGTTTTTCGATACGACGCCCGACAAGCTGATTGGCGAGCCGCTGAGCGCCCTGTTCTGCGACGAGGCGATTCATACGCTGCGCAACCGCCTCGCGCTGATACGTGGTCCGGACACGGTCGAACGGGTGTTCCATTGTCCGATCGTCGACGGCGGCAGCGATTTCGACGTCGCGATCCACATGGCTCACGGCCAGGTCATCATCGAAGTCGAGCCCTCGACCGAACGCAATTATGGCGACGCGACCGGAACCGTGCGCGGGATGATCGGCAGGCTCGACCAGACGCGCGACCTCCCCGCTCTTTTTAATGAAGGTGTCCGCCAGGTTCGCGCGCTGACCGGCTTTGACCGGGTCATGCTGTACCGGTTCGACGAGGGCGGATCGGGCGAGGTGGTCGCGGAAAGCGCCAAGGGCGGGATCGGCAGCTTCCTTGGTCTCCATTATCCGGCGAGCGACATTCCCAGGCAAGCGCGGGAGCTTTACAAGCGCTCGCTACTGCGGGTGATTACCGATATCGATGCCGCGCCGGTGCCGATCGTCCCGCAATTGAACGAGCGCCGCGAACCGATCGACCTGTCGCTGTCGGTGCTCCGGTCGGTTTCGCCGATCCATATCGAATATCTGCGCAACATGGGTGTTCGCGCCTCGATGTCGATTTCGGTCGTAGTCGAAGACCGGCTGTGGGGCCTGATCGCCTGCCATCATTATGCGCCGCGCTGCCCAAGCTTCGAGCGCCGCTCGGTCGCCGAACTATTTTCGCAGATGTTCTCGATGCGCATCGAAAGCCGAGTGCGCAAAGAATTGGTCGAATATGAGCGCCGCGCGCGGGACCTTTCCGCCCAGCTGCTGGGTGCGGTGGCAAGCGACGAGAAGCTGCTGGAGGACCCCGAATGGCTTTCCGGCGTCCTGACCGACGCCATTCCCGCCGACGGCGTCGGGGTCTGGCTTAACGGCAATTATGCCTTTTCGGGGCAGACCCCCGATCCGGCGG comes from the Sphingomonas xanthus genome and includes:
- the purB gene encoding adenylosuccinate lyase, which gives rise to MVPRYSRPAMTAIWSSENRYRIWWQIEVFAAEAMGRVGMIPEDDAATIRKAYDEDVLGDIDVPAIDAIEAVTKHDVIAFLTWAGEKLGPERRWLHQGMTSSDVLDTSLAVQLKQSADLLIEDLDALLAVLKRRAIEHKLTPTIGRSHGIHAEPVTFGLKLAQAYAEFDRNRARLKAARDDIATCAISGAVGTFANVDPAIEDHVAAELGLTPEPTSTQVIPRDRHAAYFAVLGVIASSIERLAVEVRHLQRTEVLEAEEYFSPGQKGSSAMPHKRNPVLTENLTGLARVVRSAVVPAMENVALWHERDISHSSVERFIGPDACITLDFALARLTSVMDKLLVYPDRMQRNMDRMGGLIHSQRVLLALTQAGLSREDSYALVQRNAMQVWESDGRLQLLDLLKADPDVTARLSDSQLEALFDLGYHLKRIATIFERVFGTGA
- a CDS encoding biliverdin-producing heme oxygenase produces the protein MSAHAELREATREAHDAIDAAFSALNLGERDDYAAFLTAHAMAFLPVEQALADSGADELFPGWLGARRADLLLADLDALGIAVPPPEQAPTYADRAALLGGLYVIEGSRLGGKLLRREVGEGLSAGFLNAETPPGHWRAFLAILDRLIYSGSEQRGATDAAIHTFQFFGRAAGRVIER